The following proteins come from a genomic window of Denitromonas sp.:
- a CDS encoding retention module-containing protein: MAINQPVATVVAVTGEAYARNAEGVLRALKAGDALYEGEVVITRNGGRVELATSDGQLLEVLPDETVAITAELSDTTRPTPQEAAVGDATIDRVVQALEQGGDIDDALEAPAAGLAGGAGGEGNSFVRLLRITEGVDPLSFEFGTAQPAVPFDFDGGIGDDTDDAVPEVVGTLSISGPANVIEGESATYTVSVDRAPTSDLIVNIVTGHITTSDGDVNLITTSVTIPAGATSATFTVSTIDDAYADSGEQFSVGIAGASGGGYDRIVVGGGQAITTILDQTGSDDPPGAEDTATVSLSGPSTVTEGGDASYTVSVDHAPAADLTLNITLTHIDTVSGDIVSVPATVTIPAGSTSAVFNVSTFDDNVHESAENYSISIGLPATPGGGFENLVLGSSSVVTTTIVDNDTPSLSIDDVTVNEAAGTATFTVTLSNPSAGTVTVDYGNADGTAVAGASGSGDYDTVGGTLSFAPGVTTQTITVNINNDTIYEISEQFAIDLSNPTGGAVIGDGQGIGTIRDDGTGGPPGTDNDIPAVSISGPVLVNEAAGTLTYTVSLTNPSDHPVTVDVATANGTAQAGSDYTALSQSLTFAPGVTSQTVTVNIVNDSPAVYEGAENYTVALSNVGGAVIGTGSVTTTIVDDGTGGPPGGDDDRPVISIVGPAEVNEGAGTITYTLNLSNPSTAPVSVTVDTMDAGATAGSDYSPIASQVVTFAPGATSATVTVNIVNDSVFEGAEAYQVNLSAPTGGASIGTGSVTTTIRDDGTGGPPGTDDDTPVISITGPAVVNEAAGTVTYTVSLSNPSTSAVTVGYASADGTAIAGAPGAGDYDAVSGTLTFAPGVTSQTITLTINNDTTYERAEDYSLSLAGPVGATIGTGNVTTVIRDDGTAGDPPTTGNDDDRPAFSINDVTVNEGAGTATFTVTLSNPSALNTTVDFATADGSALSGADYTGTGGTLSFAPGVTSQTVTVAILNDAVYEGSEQFVVNLSNATADATIADAQGVGTIVDDGTGGPPGSDNDIPTLSVSSPTVTEGTDPHAVFTVSLSNPSVQDVSVSLALADVSATTPADYGAGLEVFVGGAWVAATNATIPAGSTSVQVRTPIANDDLAEGNETFTLAATVTGGSTTNPSATGTATIVDNDTPSFRIDDVTVNEAAGTATFTVTLSNPSASTVTVDYASANGTAVAGAPGAGDYDTVGGTLSFAPGVTTQTITVNINNDTIYEISEQFAIDLSNPTGGAVIGDGQGIGTIRDDGTGGPPGTDNDIPAVSISGPVLVNEAAGTLTYTVSLTNPSDHPVTVDVATANGTAQAGSDYTALSQSLTFAPGVTSQTVTVNIVNDSPAVYEGAENYTVALSNVGGAVIGTGSVTTTIVDDGTGGPPGGDDDRPVISIVGPAEVNEGAGTITYTLNLSNPSTAPVSVTVDTMDAGATAGSDYSPIASQVVTFAPGATSATVTVNIVNDSVFEGAEAYQVNLSAPTGGASIGTGSVTTTIRDDGTGGPPGTDDDTPVISITGPAVVNEAAGTVTYTVSLSNPSTSAVTVGYASADGTAIAGAPGAGDYDAVSGTLTFAPGVTSQTITLTINNDTTYERAEDYSLSLAGPVGATIGTGNVTTVIRDDGTAGDPPTTGNDDDRPAFSINDVTVNEGAGTATFTVTLSNPSALNTTVDFATADGSALSGADYTGTGGTLSFAPGVTSQTVTVAILNDAVYEGSEQFVVNLSNATADATIADAQGVGTIVDDGTGGPPGSDNDIPTLSVSSPTVTEGTDPHAVFTVSLSNPSVQDVSVSLALADVSATTPADYGAGLEVFVGGAWVAATNATIPAGSTSVQVRTPIANDDLAEGNETFTLAATVTGGSTTNPSATGTATIVDNDTPSFRIDDVTVNEAAGTATFTVTLSNPSASTVTVDYASANGTAVAGAPGAGDYDTVGGTLSFAPGVTTQTITVNINNDTIYEISEQFAIDLSNPTGGAVIGDGQGIGTIRDDGTGGPPGTDNDIPAVSISGPVLVNEAAGTLTYTVSLTNPSDHPVTVDVATANGTAQAGSDYTALSQSLTFAPGVTSQTVTVNIVNDSPAVYEGAENYTVALSNVGGAVIGTGSVTTTIVDDGTGGPGGDDDRPVISIVGPAEVNEGAGTITYTLNLSNPSTNAVSVTVDTADAGATAGSDYSPIASQVVTFAPGATSATVTVNIVNDSVFEGAEAYQVNLSAPTGGASIGTGSVTTTIRDDGTGGPPGTDDDTPVISITGPAVVNEAAGTVTYTVSLSNPSTSAVTVGYASADGTAIAGAPGAGDYDAVSGTLTFAPGVTSQTITLTINNDTTYERAEDYSLSLAGPVGATIGTGNVTTVIRDDGTAGDPPTTGNDDDRPAFSINDVTVNEGAGTATFTVTLSNPSALNTTVDFATADGSALSGADYTGTGGTLSFAPGVTSQTVTVAILNDAVYEGSEQFVVNLSNATADATIADAQGVGTIVDDGTGGPPGSDNDIPTLSVSSPTVTEGTDPHAVFTVSLSNPSVQDVSVSLALADVSATTPADYGAGLEVFVGGAWVAATNATIPAGSTSVQVRTPIANDDLAEGNETFTLAATVTGGSTTNPSATGTATIVDNDTPSFRIDDVTVNEAAGTATFTVTLSNPSASTVTVDYASANGTAVAGAPGAGDYDTVGGTLSFAPGVTTQTITVNINNDTIYEISEQFAIDLSNPTGGAVIGDGQGIGTIRDDGTGGPPGTDNDIPAVSISGPVLVNEAAGTLTYTVSLTNPSDHPVTVDVATANGTAQAGSDYTALSQSLTFAPGVTSQTVTVNIVNDSPAVYEGAENYTVALSNVGGAVIGTGSVTTTIVDDGTGGPPGGDDDRPTLSIDNTSVDEGGYAIFTAALSNASVTPVTFTTALASGTAVLGTDTSAASTLQYFNGSSWVSASGGVTIPAGSTTVQLRLQTTNDMRDEPDEDFTLTGTVTSGNTRNLTAQGTATILDNDTTPTVGSAAAAVSEEGLAGGNPDTAGVSDTTNSPIFSGVMPVADVDGNALTVTLTAPTTSLSSNGVAVTWTGGGTQTLIGSAGGSEVIRVQINNTGAYTVTLSQPLDHPMANAEDVLNLNVGVTASDGVQSGSGVLTIQVEDDSPTTVTTVAKVQVPVDQIVIQNLQAGWRNAVFDNYSSQYTRLQNTDSDALVDKVSWGRPASGSGQSGYTLVDNTAFTSATGTEVQAGQSIKLADFQHLNWPIYSGYATLDQVTLTLSLDVVINGVSNTISFDVLVDHNETPNSGADPRDIISLPSQTVTVTIGNQDYDIQLDGFRDGSGNIVNTIYTNENATNDFEIMGSIQSTDPVPSVSGNVFGDAGADGSVAGVVWGSTTSAYGTLTANADGSYAFVVDRAVKDGLSAGESLSETFSYTITDKDGDTTTGSLTIQIGGYQNIDGTAGADTLVGTAADEYLSGYAGNDDISGGAGDDVLVGGQGDDLLAGGLGADVFRWELGDAGTAGNPARDTVIGFDTTANSDSLDLRDLLVGESQGVDQLGNLESYLHFEVSGSNTVVHVSSTGGFAGGYNPSATDQSITLNGVDLSLGGTLGSDQQVIQDLLSKGKLITD; the protein is encoded by the coding sequence ATGGCGATCAATCAACCCGTTGCTACCGTTGTGGCAGTCACTGGCGAAGCCTATGCCCGCAATGCCGAGGGCGTGCTGCGTGCCCTCAAGGCCGGCGATGCGTTGTACGAAGGCGAGGTGGTCATCACCCGCAACGGTGGTCGTGTCGAGCTGGCCACCAGCGACGGCCAGCTGCTTGAGGTGCTGCCCGACGAAACCGTGGCGATCACCGCCGAGCTCTCCGATACCACCCGCCCGACGCCGCAAGAGGCCGCCGTGGGTGATGCCACCATCGACCGCGTCGTGCAGGCGCTGGAGCAGGGCGGTGACATCGACGATGCCCTCGAAGCCCCCGCAGCCGGCCTGGCTGGCGGGGCAGGCGGCGAAGGCAACAGCTTCGTCCGGCTGCTTCGCATTACCGAGGGCGTGGATCCGCTGTCGTTCGAGTTCGGCACGGCCCAGCCCGCGGTGCCCTTCGACTTCGACGGCGGCATTGGCGACGATACCGATGACGCTGTGCCGGAGGTGGTCGGTACGCTGTCGATCAGCGGCCCCGCCAATGTGATTGAAGGCGAAAGCGCCACCTACACCGTCAGTGTCGACCGGGCGCCGACCAGCGACCTGATCGTCAATATCGTGACCGGCCACATCACCACCAGCGATGGCGACGTCAACCTGATCACCACCAGCGTGACCATTCCCGCAGGTGCCACCAGCGCGACCTTCACTGTCAGCACCATCGATGATGCCTATGCCGACAGCGGCGAGCAGTTCAGCGTAGGCATCGCCGGGGCCTCGGGCGGCGGCTATGACCGCATCGTCGTCGGCGGCGGCCAGGCCATCACCACCATCCTTGATCAGACCGGCAGCGATGACCCCCCGGGGGCGGAAGACACCGCGACGGTCAGCCTGAGCGGGCCGAGCACCGTCACCGAAGGCGGCGACGCCAGCTACACGGTGAGCGTCGATCATGCCCCCGCCGCCGATCTGACGTTGAACATCACGCTGACCCACATCGATACGGTCAGCGGCGACATCGTCAGCGTGCCTGCCACGGTGACCATCCCCGCCGGCAGCACCAGCGCGGTGTTCAATGTCAGCACCTTCGACGACAACGTCCATGAAAGCGCCGAAAACTACAGCATCAGCATCGGCCTGCCCGCGACGCCGGGCGGCGGCTTCGAAAACCTGGTGCTGGGTAGCAGCAGCGTTGTCACCACCACCATCGTCGACAACGACACGCCAAGCCTCAGCATCGACGATGTGACGGTCAATGAAGCCGCTGGCACAGCCACCTTCACGGTCACGCTCAGCAACCCCAGCGCGGGCACGGTGACGGTCGACTACGGCAATGCCGACGGCACGGCCGTCGCCGGTGCGTCAGGCTCGGGCGACTACGACACGGTGGGCGGCACGCTGAGCTTCGCCCCCGGCGTGACCACCCAGACCATCACGGTCAATATCAACAACGACACGATCTACGAGATCAGCGAACAGTTCGCCATCGACCTGAGCAACCCCACCGGCGGCGCCGTGATCGGCGACGGCCAGGGCATCGGCACCATCCGCGACGACGGCACCGGTGGCCCCCCGGGGACGGACAACGACATCCCCGCGGTGTCGATCAGCGGTCCGGTGCTGGTCAACGAAGCGGCCGGCACGCTCACCTACACGGTGAGCCTGACCAACCCCAGCGACCACCCGGTGACGGTGGACGTGGCCACGGCCAACGGCACGGCACAGGCCGGCAGCGACTACACGGCGCTGAGCCAGTCGCTCACCTTCGCCCCTGGCGTGACCAGCCAGACGGTGACGGTCAATATCGTCAACGACAGCCCGGCGGTGTATGAAGGCGCCGAGAACTACACGGTCGCCCTGAGCAACGTGGGCGGCGCCGTGATCGGCACCGGCAGCGTCACCACCACCATTGTGGACGACGGCACCGGCGGCCCGCCGGGAGGCGACGACGACCGCCCGGTGATCAGCATCGTGGGCCCGGCCGAAGTGAACGAAGGTGCGGGCACCATCACCTACACCCTCAACCTGAGCAACCCGAGCACCGCCCCGGTGAGCGTGACGGTCGACACCATGGATGCCGGCGCCACGGCCGGGTCCGACTACAGCCCGATCGCCAGCCAGGTGGTCACCTTCGCCCCGGGCGCGACCAGCGCCACGGTGACGGTGAACATCGTCAATGACAGCGTGTTCGAAGGGGCCGAAGCCTACCAGGTCAACCTGAGCGCCCCGACCGGCGGCGCCAGCATCGGCACCGGCAGCGTCACCACCACCATCCGCGACGACGGCACCGGTGGCCCCCCGGGGACGGACGACGACACCCCGGTGATCAGCATCACCGGCCCGGCCGTGGTCAACGAAGCGGCCGGCACCGTCACCTACACGGTCAGCCTGTCCAACCCGAGCACCTCCGCGGTGACGGTCGGCTACGCCAGTGCCGACGGCACGGCGATTGCCGGCGCCCCCGGCGCGGGCGACTACGACGCGGTGAGCGGCACGCTCACCTTCGCCCCCGGCGTGACCAGCCAGACCATCACGCTGACCATCAACAACGACACCACCTACGAGCGCGCCGAAGACTACAGCCTGAGCCTGGCCGGCCCGGTCGGCGCCACCATCGGCACCGGCAACGTCACCACCGTCATCCGTGACGACGGCACCGCCGGAGATCCGCCCACCACCGGCAACGACGACGACCGCCCGGCCTTCAGCATCAATGACGTGACCGTCAACGAAGGGGCCGGCACGGCCACCTTCACCGTCACGCTGAGCAACCCCAGCGCGCTGAACACCACGGTCGACTTCGCCACCGCCGACGGCAGCGCCCTGAGCGGCGCCGACTACACCGGCACCGGCGGCACGCTCAGCTTCGCCCCCGGCGTCACCAGCCAGACGGTCACCGTCGCGATCCTCAACGACGCGGTGTACGAAGGGTCCGAACAGTTCGTGGTCAACCTGAGCAACGCCACGGCCGACGCCACCATCGCCGACGCCCAGGGCGTGGGCACCATTGTGGACGACGGCACCGGTGGCCCCCCGGGATCGGACAACGACATCCCGACCCTGTCGGTCAGCTCGCCGACGGTCACCGAAGGGACCGACCCGCACGCCGTGTTCACGGTCAGCCTGTCCAACCCCAGCGTGCAGGACGTGAGCGTCAGCCTCGCCCTGGCCGATGTGAGCGCCACCACCCCCGCCGACTACGGCGCGGGCCTGGAAGTGTTCGTCGGCGGCGCCTGGGTGGCGGCCACCAATGCCACCATCCCCGCCGGCAGCACCAGCGTGCAGGTGCGCACCCCGATCGCCAATGACGACCTGGCCGAAGGCAACGAAACCTTCACCCTGGCCGCCACCGTCACCGGCGGCAGCACCACCAACCCCAGCGCCACGGGCACGGCCACCATCGTCGACAACGACACCCCGAGCTTCCGCATCGACGACGTGACGGTCAATGAAGCGGCCGGCACGGCCACCTTCACGGTCACGCTCAGTAACCCCAGCGCCAGCACGGTGACGGTCGACTACGCCAGCGCCAACGGCACGGCGGTGGCCGGCGCACCGGGCGCGGGCGACTACGACACGGTGGGCGGCACGCTGAGCTTCGCCCCCGGCGTGACCACCCAGACCATCACGGTCAATATCAACAACGACACGATCTACGAGATCAGCGAACAGTTCGCCATCGACCTGAGCAACCCCACCGGCGGCGCCGTGATCGGCGACGGCCAGGGCATCGGCACCATCCGCGACGACGGCACCGGTGGCCCCCCGGGGACGGACAACGACATCCCCGCGGTGTCGATCAGCGGTCCGGTGCTGGTCAACGAAGCGGCCGGCACGCTCACCTACACGGTGAGCCTGACCAACCCCAGCGACCACCCGGTGACGGTGGACGTGGCCACGGCCAACGGCACGGCACAGGCCGGCAGCGACTACACGGCGCTGAGCCAGTCGCTCACCTTCGCCCCTGGCGTGACCAGCCAGACGGTGACGGTCAATATCGTCAACGACAGCCCGGCGGTGTATGAAGGCGCCGAGAACTACACGGTCGCCCTGAGCAACGTGGGCGGCGCCGTGATCGGCACCGGCAGCGTCACCACCACCATTGTGGACGACGGCACCGGCGGCCCGCCGGGAGGCGACGACGACCGCCCGGTGATCAGCATCGTGGGCCCGGCCGAAGTGAACGAAGGTGCGGGCACCATCACCTACACCCTCAACCTGAGCAACCCGAGCACCGCCCCGGTGAGCGTGACGGTTGACACCATGGATGCCGGCGCCACGGCCGGGTCCGACTACAGCCCGATCGCCAGCCAGGTGGTCACCTTCGCCCCGGGCGCGACCAGCGCCACGGTGACGGTGAACATCGTCAATGACAGCGTGTTCGAAGGGGCCGAAGCCTACCAGGTCAACCTGAGCGCCCCGACCGGCGGCGCCAGCATCGGCACCGGCAGCGTCACCACCACCATCCGCGACGACGGCACCGGTGGCCCCCCGGGGACGGACGACGACACCCCGGTGATCAGCATCACCGGCCCGGCCGTGGTCAACGAAGCGGCCGGCACCGTCACCTACACGGTCAGCCTGTCCAACCCGAGCACCTCCGCGGTGACGGTCGGCTACGCCAGTGCCGACGGCACGGCGATTGCCGGCGCCCCCGGCGCGGGCGACTACGACGCGGTGAGCGGCACGCTCACCTTCGCCCCCGGCGTGACCAGCCAGACCATCACGCTGACCATCAACAACGACACCACCTACGAGCGCGCCGAAGACTACAGCCTGAGCCTGGCCGGCCCGGTCGGCGCCACCATTGGCACCGGCAACGTCACCACCGTCATCCGTGACGACGGCACCGCCGGAGATCCGCCCACCACCGGCAACGACGACGACCGCCCGGCCTTCAGCATCAATGACGTGACCGTCAACGAAGGGGCCGGCACGGCCACCTTCACCGTCACGCTGAGCAACCCCAGCGCGCTGAACACCACGGTCGACTTCGCCACCGCCGACGGCAGCGCCCTGAGCGGCGCCGACTACACCGGCACCGGCGGCACGCTCAGCTTCGCCCCCGGCGTCACCAGCCAGACGGTCACCGTCGCGATCCTCAACGACGCGGTGTACGAAGGGTCCGAACAGTTCGTGGTCAACCTGAGCAACGCCACGGCCGACGCCACCATCGCCGACGCCCAGGGCGTGGGCACCATTGTGGACGACGGCACCGGTGGCCCCCCGGGATCGGACAACGACATCCCGACCCTGTCGGTCAGCTCGCCGACGGTCACCGAAGGGACCGACCCGCACGCCGTGTTCACGGTCAGCCTGTCCAACCCCAGCGTGCAGGACGTGAGCGTCAGCCTCGCCCTGGCCGATGTGAGCGCCACCACCCCCGCCGACTACGGCGCGGGCCTGGAAGTGTTCGTCGGCGGCGCCTGGGTGGCGGCCACCAATGCCACCATCCCCGCCGGCAGCACCAGCGTGCAGGTGCGCACCCCGATCGCCAATGACGACCTGGCCGAAGGCAACGAAACCTTCACCCTGGCCGCCACCGTCACCGGCGGCAGCACCACCAACCCCAGCGCCACGGGCACGGCCACCATCGTCGACAACGACACCCCGAGCTTCCGCATCGACGACGTGACGGTCAATGAAGCGGCCGGCACGGCCACCTTCACGGTCACGCTCAGTAACCCCAGCGCCAGCACGGTGACGGTCGACTACGCCAGCGCCAACGGCACGGCGGTGGCCGGCGCACCGGGCGCGGGCGACTACGACACGGTGGGCGGCACGCTGAGCTTCGCCCCCGGCGTGACCACCCAGACCATCACGGTCAATATCAACAACGACACGATCTACGAGATCAGCGAACAGTTCGCCATCGACCTGAGCAACCCCACCGGCGGCGCCGTGATCGGCGACGGCCAGGGCATCGGCACCATCCGCGACGACGGCACCGGTGGCCCCCCGGGGACGGACAACGACATCCCCGCGGTGTCGATCAGCGGTCCGGTGCTGGTCAACGAAGCGGCCGGCACGCTCACCTACACGGTGAGCCTGACCAACCCCAGCGACCACCCGGTGACGGTGGACGTGGCCACGGCCAACGGCACGGCACAGGCCGGCAGCGACTACACGGCGCTGAGCCAGTCGCTCACCTTCGCCCCTGGCGTGACCAGCCAGACGGTGACGGTCAATATCGTCAACGACAGCCCGGCGGTGTATGAAGGCGCCGAGAACTACACGGTCGCCCTGAGCAACGTGGGCGGCGCCGTGATCGGCACCGGCAGCGTCACCACCACCATTGTGGACGACGGCACCGGCGGGCCGGGAGGCGACGACGACCGCCCGGTGATCAGCATCGTGGGTCCGGCCGAAGTGAACGAAGGTGCGGGCACCATCACCTACACCCTCAACCTGAGCAACCCGAGCACCAATGCGGTGAGCGTGACGGTCGACACCGCCGACGCGGGCGCCACGGCCGGGTCCGACTACAGCCCGATCGCCAGCCAGGTGGTCACCTTCGCCCCGGGCGCGACCAGCGCCACGGTGACGGTGAACATCGTCAATGACAGCGTGTTCGAAGGGGCCGAAGCCTACCAGGTCAACCTGAGCGCCCCGACCGGCGGCGCCAGCATCGGCACCGGCAGCGTCACCACCACCATCCGCGACGACGGCACCGGTGGCCCCCCGGGGACGGACGACGACACCCCGGTGATCAGCATCACCGGCCCGGCCGTGGTCAACGAAGCGGCCGGCACCGTCACCTACACGGTCAGCCTGTCCAACCCGAGCACCTCCGCGGTGACGGTCGGCTACGCCAGTGCCGACGGCACGGCGATTGCCGGCGCCCCCGGCGCGGGCGACTACGACGCGGTGAGCGGCACGCTCACCTTCGCCCCCGGCGTGACCAGCCAGACCATCACGCTGACCATCAACAACGACACCACCTACGAGCGCGCCGAAGACTACAGCCTGAGCCTGGCCGGCCCGGTCGGCGCCACCATCGGCACCGGCAACGTCACCACCGTCATCCGTGACGACGGCACCGCCGGAGATCCGCCCACCACCGGCAACGACGACGACCGCCCGGCCTTCAGCATCAATGACGTGACCGTCAACGAAGGGGCCGGCACGGCCACCTTCACCGTCACGCTGAGCAACCCCAGCGCGCTGAACACCACGGTCGACTTCGCCACCGCCGACGGCAGCGCCCTGAGCGGCGCCGACTACACCGGCACCGGCGGCACGCTCAGCTTCGCCCCCGGCGTCACCAGCCAGACGGTCACCGTCGCGATCCTCAACGACGCGGTGTACGAAGGGTCCGAACAGTTCGTGGTCAACCTGAGCAACGCCACGGCCGACGCCACCATCGCCGACGCCCAGGGCGTGGGCACCATCGTGGACGACGGCACCGGTGGCCCCCCGGGATCGGACAACGACATCCCGACCCTGTCGGTCAGCTCGCCGACGGTCACCGAAGGGACCGACCCGCACGCCGTGTTCACGGTCAGCCTGTCCAACCCCAGCGTGCAGGACGTGAGCGTCAGCCTCGCCCTGGCCGATGTGAGCGCCACCACCCCCGCCGACTACGGCGCGGGCCTGGAAGTGTTCGTCGGCGGCGCCTGGGTGGCGGCCACCAATGCCACCATCCCCGCCGGCAGCACCAGCGTGCAGGTGCGCACCCCGATCGCCAATGACGACCTGGCCGAAGGCAACGAAACCTTCACCCTGGCCGCCACCGTCACCGGCGGCAGCACCACCAACCCCAGCGCCACGGGCACGGCCACCATCGTCGACAACGACACCCCGAGCTTCCGCATCGACGACGTGACGGTCAATGAAGCGGCCGGCACGGCCACCTTCACGGTCACGCTCAGTAACCCCAGCGCCAGCACGGTGACGGTCGACTACGCCAGCGCCAACGGCACGGCGGTGGCCGGCGCACCGGGCGCGGGCGACTACGACACGGTGGGCGGCACGCTGAGCTTCGCCCCCGGCGTGACCACCCAGACCATCACGGTCAATATCAACAACGACACGATCTACGAGATCAGCGAACAGTTCGCCATCGACCTGAGCAACCCCACCGGCGGCGCCGTGATCGGCGACGGCCAGGGCATCGGCACCATCCGCGACGACGGCACCGGTGGCCCCCCGGGGACGGACAACGACATCCCCGCGGTGTCGATCAGCGGTCCGGTGCTGGTCAACGAAGCGGCCGGCACGCTCACCTACACGGTGAGCCTGACCAACCCCAGCGACCACCCGGTGACGGTGGACGTGGCCACGGCCAACGGCACGGCACAGGCCGGCAGCGACTACACGGCGCTGAGCCAGTCGCTCACCTTCGCCCCTGGCGTGACCAGCCAGACGGTGACGGTCAATATCGTCAACGACAGCCCGGCGGTGTATGAAGGCGCCGAGAACTACACGGTCGCCCTGAGCAACGTGGGCGGCGCCGTGATCGGCACCGGCAGCGTCACCACCACCATTGTGGACGACGGCACCGGCGGGCCTCCGGGAGGCGACGACGACCGCCCGACCCTGTCGATCGACAATACGTCGGTGGACGAGGGCGGCTATGCGATCTTTACGGCTGCGCTGAGCAATGCCAGCGTGACGCCCGTGACCTTCACGACGGCGCTGGCCAGCGGTACCGCCGTGCTGGGAACGGATACGAGCGCGGCAAGCACCCTCCAGTACTTCAATGGTTCGAGCTGGGTGTCGGCGAGCGGTGGGGTCACCATCCCGGCCGGCAGCACCACCGTGCAATTGCGCCTGCAAACAACGAACGACATGCGCGATGAGCCCGACGAAGACTTTACCCTGACCGGTACCGTCACCAGCGGTAATACGCGAAACCTGACGGCGCAGGGCACGGCAACGATTCTGGACAACGACACGACGCCGACCGTGGGGTCGGCGGCGGCCGCGGTGTCCGAGGAAGGACTGGCCGGCGGCAACCCCGACACGGCAGGCGTTTCGGACACGACCAACTCGCCGATCTTCTCTGGCGTGATGCCGGTGGCGGACGTCGACGGCAACGCGCTGACCGTCACGCTGACGGCGCCGACCACCAGTCTGAGTTCGAACGGTGTTGCTGTCACCTGGACCGGTGGCGGTACGCAGACGCTGATCGGTTCGGCGGGGGGCAGCGAGGTCATCCGTGTCCAGATCAACAACACCGGGGCCTATACGGTCACCTTGAGCCAGCCGCTGGATCATCCGATGGCCAACGCCGAGGATGTGCTGAACCTCAATGTCGGGGTGACGGCGAGCGATGGTGTGCAGTCGGGCTCGGGCGTGCTGACCATTCAGGTCGAAGACGATTCACCCACAACTGTGACCACCGTGGCCAAGGTGCAGGTGCCGGTAGACCAGATCGTCATCCAGAACCTTCAGGCTGGCTGGAGGAACGCGGTGTTCGATAACTACTCAAGTCAGTACACCCGCTTGCAGAACACCGACAGTGACGCGCTAGTGGACAAGGTGTCGTGGGGGCGTCCGGCCTCGGGCAGCGGCCAGTCGGGCTACACGCTGGTGGACAACACCGCCTTTACCAGCGCGACCGGCACCGAAGTCCAGGCCGGCCAGAGCATCAAACTGGCGGATTTCCAGCACTTGAACTGGCCGATCTATTCCGGCTACGCCACTCTGGACCAGGTGACCCTGACCCTCAGCCTGGATGTGGTGATCAACGGGGTGAGCAACACCATTAGCTTTGACGTGCTGGTCGATCACAACGAGACGCCCAACAGCGGAGCGGATCCGCGTGACATCATCTCGCTGCCCTCGCAGACGGTGACCGTGACCATCGGCAACCAGGACTACGACATCCAGTTGGACGGCTTCCGCGATGGCAGCGGCAACATCGTCAACACCATCTACACCAACGAGAACGCGACCAACGACTTCGAGATCATGGGCAGCATCCAGTCCACCGATCCGGTTCCGAGTGTCAGCGGCAACGTGTTCGGGGATGCCGGCGCTGATGGTTCGGTCGCCGGGGTGGTGTGGGGCAGTACCACCAGCGCCTACGGCACGCTGACGGCCAACGCCGACGGCAGCTACGCCTTCGTGGTCGATCGTGCCGTGAAGGACGGTCTGAGCGCTGGTGAGTCGCTGAGCGAGACCTTCAGTTACACCATCACCGATAAGGACGGCGACACTACCACTGGTTCGCTAACCATCCAGATCGGCGGCTACCAGAATATCGACGGCACCGCCGGTGCAGATACGCTGGTGGGCACGGCGGCCGATGAGTACCTCTCCGGCTACGCGGGCAACGACGACATCAGCGGCGGCGCCGGAGATGACGTGCTGGTCGGCGGGCAGGGGGACGACCTGCTGGCCGGTGGGCTGGGCGCCGACGTGTTCCGCTGGGAACTGGGCGACGCCGGCACTGCCGGCAACCCGGCCCGCGATACGGTGATCGGCTTCGACACCACCGCGAACAGCGACAGCCTCGACCTGCGCGACTTGCTGGTCGGCGAATCGCAAGGGGTCGACCAGTTGGGCAACCTCGAGAGCTACCTGCACTTCGAGGTCTCCGGCAGCAATACGGTGGTCCATGTGAGCAGTACCGGCGGCTTCGCCGGAGGTTACAATCCGTCCGCGACGGATCAGAGCATCACCCTCAACGGGGTGGACCTGAGTCTTGGTGGTACGCTGGGCTCCGACCAGCAGGTCATCCAGGATCTGTTGTCGAAGGGCAAGCTGATCACCGACTGA